In Bos mutus isolate GX-2022 chromosome 10, NWIPB_WYAK_1.1, whole genome shotgun sequence, a single window of DNA contains:
- the PLA2G4F gene encoding cytosolic phospholipase A2 zeta, whose product MPWVLWPRWLTSKGLPLLGAVQLQKREKRGPQCEQWRRETHPFYDLQVKVLRAKNIQGTDLLSKADCYVQLWLPSASPSPSRTRVVANCSDPEWNETFHYRIHGAMKNVLELTLYDKDILDNDQLSLLLFDLRSLKPGQPHTHTFPLSQQESHELQVEFVLEKSQVPAPEVITNGVLVAQPCLRIQGTLRGDGTAPHLGHGPRQIQLAVPGAYEKPQLLPLQPPTEMGIPAMFTFHVNPVLSSRLEVGLGEKLMVQGDPRAKESQTSKPGILLSSLALGQEQECVVALGEGQEVAMSVKAEMSSGDLDLRLGFDLCDGEKEFLEKRKRLVSKALQQALGLSHAPDSSQVPVVAVLGSGGGTRAMSSLYGSLAGLQELGLLDTVTYLSGVSGSTWCISTLYQDPAWSQVALQGPIERAQARVCSSKMGAMSTERLQYYAQELGIRESRGHSTSLVDLWGLLIEYFLYQEENPAKLSDQKEAVSRGQNPYPIYASINVRSNISGEDFAEWCEFTPYEVGFPKYGTYVPTELFGSDFFMGHLLQLRPESRICYLQGMWGSAFAASLDEIFLKTSGRGLSFLDWLKDSVNITDGSQELQLHDPGRLRTRLFTPQGPFYQAVLDICTSRLTSAENCNFTRGLYLHEDYVSGREFVAWKDLHPDAFPNQLTPMRDCLYLVDGGFAINSPFPLSLQPQRAVDLILSFDYSLDAPFEVLQMTEKYCLDRGISFPRIEVSPEDMKEPHECYLFAKAEDPSSPIILHFPLVNRTFRTHLAPGVERKTAEEKAGGDFVINGPDTPYGMMNFTFEPQEFEQLVALSRYNVLNNVETVRKALQLALDRRQTGDRTGG is encoded by the exons ATGCCCTGGGTGCTCTGGCCCAGGTGGCTGACAAGCAAGGGGCTGCCCCTCCTGGGTGCGGTGCAGCTACAGAAGCGAGAGAAGAGGGGACCTCAGTGCGAGCAGTGGCGG CGGGAGACCCACCCCTTCTATGACCTCCAGGTGAAGGTGCTGAGGGCCAAAAATATCCAGGGCACAGACCTGC TGTCCAAAGCTGACTGCTATGTGCAACTGTGGCTGCCCTCGgcatcccccagcccctcccggacCAGAGTGGTGGCCAACTGCAGCGACCCCGAGTGGAATGAGACCTTTCACTACCGGATCCATGGTGCCATGAAG AATGTCCTGGAGCTCACCCTCTATGACAAGGACATCCTGGACAATGACCAGCTCTCCCTGCTGCTGTTTGATCTGAGGAGCCTCAAGCCAggccaaccacacacacacaccttcccccTCAGCCAGCAG GAGTCACACGAGCTGCAGGTGGAATTTGTTTTGGAGAAGAG CCAGGTGCCCGCACCTGAAGTCATCACTAATGGGGTCCTGGTG GCTCAGCCGTGTTTGAGAATCCAGGGCACCCTCAGGGGCGATGGGACAGCTCCACATCTAGGGCACG GCCCTAGGCAGATTCAGCTGGCAGTGCCTGGAGCCTACGAGAAGCCCCAGCTCTTGCCCTTGCAGCCTCCCACGGAGATGGGCATCCCAGCCATGTTCACCTTCCACGTGAATCCAGTACTCAGCTCCAGGCTGGAGGTGGGCCTAGGAGAGAAGCTCATGGTCCAG GGCGACCCGAGGGCCAAGGAGTCCCAGACCAGCAAGCCTGGCATCCTGCTCTCATCTCTGGCCCTAGGCCAGGAGCAGGAGTGTGTTGTGGCCCTGGGGGAG GGCCAGGAGGTGGCCATGAGTGTGAAGGCAGAGATGAG CTCTGGAGACCTTGACCTGCGTCTTGGCTTCGACCTCTGTGATGGGGAGAAGGAGTTTCTGGAGAAGAGGAAGCGGCTCGTGTCCAAGGCCCTTCAGCAGGCTTTGGGGTTGAGCCACGCTCCCGATAGTAGCCAG GTGCCGGTGGTGGCCGTGCTGGGTTCAGGAGGTGGAACCCGAGCCATGTCGTCTTTGTATGGCAGCCTGGCTGGGCTACAGGAGCTCGGCCTCTTGGACACTGTGACCTACCTGAGCGGGGTCTCTGGGTCCACCTG GTGCATCTCCACACTCTACCAGGACCCCGCCTGGTCCCAGGTGGCCTTGCAGGGCCCTATTGAGCGTGCCCAGGCTCGGGTGTGCAGCAGTAAGATGGGGGCAATGTCCACGGAGCGCCTGCAGTACTACGCCCAGGAACTGGGGATCCGGGAAAGCCGCGGCCACAGCACTTCCCTCGTTGACCTCTGGGGCCTTCTCATTGAATATTTCCTGTACCAGGAG GAAAATCCTGCCAAGCTGTCTGACCAGAAGGAGGCAGTCAGCCGGGGCCAGAACCCTTACCCTATCTACGCCAGCATCAACGTCCGCAGCAACATCAGTGGGGAGGACTTTGCAG AGTGGTGCGAGTTCACCCCCTATGAGGTCGGCTTCCCCAAGTACGGCACGTATGTTCCCACCGAGCTCTTTGGCTCAGATTTCTTCATGGGGCACCTGCTGCAGCTCCGGCCCGAGTCCCGGATCTGCTACCTGCAGG GTATGTGGGGCAGCGCCTTTGCAGCCAGCCTGGATGAGATCTTCCTAAAGACCTCTGGCCGGGGCCTCAGCTTCCTAGACTGGCTCAAAGACAGTGTGAACATCACAG ATGGCTCCCAAGAGCTCCAGCTTCACGATCCAGGGCGGCTGAGAACCAGGCTCTTTACCCCTCAGGGACCCTTCTATCAGGCTGTGCTGGACATATGCACCTCCCGGTTGACCTCAGCCGAGAACTGCAACTTCACCCGGGGCCTCTACCTGCACGAGGACTATGTGTCTGGCAGGGAGTTTGTGGCCTGGAAAG ATTTGCATCCAGATGCCTTCCCCAACCAGCTCACTCCCATGAGAGACTGTCTATACCTGGTGGACGGAGGCTTTGCCATCAACTCCCCATTCCCGCTGAGCCTGCAGCCACAAAGAGCTGTGGACCTCATTCTGTCCTTCGACTATTCCTTGGATGCCCCTTTTGAG GTCTTACAGATGACAGAGAAGTACTGCCTGGACCGAGGCATCTCCTTCCCCAGGATTGAGGTGTCCCCGGAGGACATGAAGGAACCCCACGAGTGCTACCTGTTTGCCAAGGCTGAGGACCCAAGCTCACCCATCATACTGCACTTCCCCCTGGTCAACCGTACCTTCCGCACACACCTGGCCCCAG GTGTGGAGCGAAAAACGGCTGAGGAGAAGGCTGGTGGGGACTTTGTCATCAATGGGCCAGACACTCCCTATGGCATGATGAACTTCACCTTTGAGCCCCAAGAGTTTGAGCAGCTGGTGGCCCTGAGTCGATACAATGTCCTGAACAATGTGGAGACAGTGCGGAAGGCCCTCCAGCTGGCTCTAGACCGGCGACAGACTGGGGACAGGACTGGAGGCTGA